The following are from one region of the Mesorhizobium sp. B2-8-5 genome:
- the tsf gene encoding translation elongation factor Ts, whose amino-acid sequence MTISAAQVKELRDLTGAGMMDCKAALNETNGDMEAAVDWLRKKGISKADKKAGRTAAEGLIGVDAGVREAAVVEVNSETDFVARNEQFQELVRNVAKVALAYGATEAVAAAKYPGSDKTVTETVKDAVGTIGENINFRRSAKLAVPHGAVATYVHNAVADGLGKLGVLVAIETTGNEHAANAFARQVAMHVAASNPVALSAEEVDPALVEREKAIFSDQARQSGKPEAIIEKMVEGRLRKFYEEVVLLKQAFVLNPDITVEKALKDAEKEIGAPAKITSYLRFALGEGIEKETTDFAAEVAAAVKK is encoded by the coding sequence ATGACGATTTCGGCTGCACAGGTCAAAGAACTCCGCGACTTGACCGGCGCGGGCATGATGGACTGCAAGGCGGCGTTGAACGAAACCAACGGCGACATGGAAGCGGCCGTCGACTGGCTGCGCAAGAAGGGTATCTCGAAGGCCGACAAGAAGGCCGGGCGCACCGCCGCTGAGGGCCTGATCGGCGTCGATGCCGGCGTGCGTGAGGCCGCGGTTGTCGAAGTCAATTCCGAGACCGATTTCGTCGCCCGCAACGAGCAGTTCCAGGAACTGGTCCGCAATGTCGCGAAGGTCGCGCTCGCCTATGGTGCGACCGAGGCGGTTGCCGCGGCCAAGTATCCGGGCTCCGACAAGACTGTCACCGAGACCGTCAAGGACGCGGTCGGCACCATCGGCGAGAACATCAATTTCCGCCGCTCGGCGAAGCTCGCCGTGCCGCATGGCGCGGTGGCGACCTATGTGCACAACGCGGTTGCCGATGGGCTGGGCAAGCTCGGCGTGCTGGTCGCGATCGAGACCACCGGCAACGAGCATGCGGCCAACGCCTTTGCCCGCCAGGTGGCGATGCATGTCGCCGCCAGCAACCCGGTCGCGCTGAGCGCCGAGGAAGTCGACCCGGCGCTGGTCGAGCGCGAGAAGGCGATCTTCTCCGACCAGGCGCGCCAGTCGGGCAAGCCGGAAGCCATCATCGAGAAGATGGTCGAGGGCCGCCTGCGCAAGTTCTACGAAGAGGTGGTGCTTTTGAAGCAGGCCTTCGTGCTCAATCCCGACATCACCGTCGAGAAGGCGCTGAAGGATGCCGAGAAGGAGATCGGCGCTCCGGCGAAGATCACCTCCTATCTGCGCTTCGCGCTGGGCGAAGGCATCGAGAAGGAAACGACCGATTTCGCGGCGGAAGTCGCGGCCGCGGTCAAGAAATAG
- a CDS encoding LysR family transcriptional regulator: MDRDLLSHLPVIVAVARRGGFALAAAELGMSASAVSHAVRLVEERIGQPLFARTTRSVSLTEAGKALVETAAPALQDIAERMDRIRGVKGRPAGLLRINASNIAIPLAVTPVVAAMAERYPDVTVEIVADQGLIDIVGEGFDAGIRLGEMIAQDMVTVRMTPPFKAVIVASPAYVGKHGRPRDVADLANHNCVGYRLVRSGALYRWDLNDSGKDVVVETRGTAIVTDSLGAIDLALAGLGLAYVFEPLVRADLAAGRLVQILPRTAIEEPGLFLYFPRRASMAPKLRAFIDTAQEIGRASMRTPGRVA; encoded by the coding sequence ATGGATCGCGACCTGCTTAGCCATCTTCCGGTCATCGTCGCTGTCGCGCGACGCGGCGGCTTTGCGCTTGCCGCGGCCGAGCTCGGCATGAGCGCTTCGGCGGTGAGCCACGCGGTGCGGCTGGTGGAAGAGCGCATCGGCCAACCGCTGTTTGCGCGCACGACACGCAGCGTTTCGCTGACCGAGGCAGGCAAGGCGCTGGTGGAGACGGCGGCCCCCGCCCTGCAGGACATCGCCGAGCGGATGGACCGGATCCGCGGCGTGAAGGGAAGGCCGGCCGGCCTGCTCAGGATCAACGCCTCCAACATAGCGATCCCCCTGGCGGTGACGCCGGTGGTCGCGGCCATGGCCGAACGCTATCCCGACGTGACGGTCGAGATCGTTGCCGACCAGGGACTTATCGATATCGTCGGCGAAGGTTTCGACGCCGGCATCCGGTTGGGCGAGATGATCGCGCAGGACATGGTCACCGTCAGGATGACGCCGCCGTTCAAGGCCGTGATCGTCGCCTCTCCCGCCTATGTCGGCAAGCACGGCCGTCCGCGCGACGTAGCCGATCTCGCCAATCACAACTGCGTCGGCTACCGGCTGGTCCGATCGGGCGCGCTTTACCGCTGGGATTTGAACGACAGCGGCAAGGATGTCGTCGTCGAAACGCGCGGCACGGCCATCGTCACGGATTCGCTTGGCGCCATCGATCTGGCGCTGGCCGGCCTCGGGCTCGCCTACGTCTTCGAGCCGCTGGTGCGCGCCGACTTGGCAGCCGGCCGTCTCGTCCAGATCCTGCCGCGGACGGCGATCGAGGAGCCCGGTCTTTTCCTTTACTTTCCGCGTCGCGCATCGATGGCGCCGAAGCTCAGGGCCTTTATCGACACCGCACAAGAAATCGGCCGAGCATCCATGCGGACACCCGGCCGAGTTGCCTGA